Proteins encoded together in one Miscanthus floridulus cultivar M001 chromosome 16, ASM1932011v1, whole genome shotgun sequence window:
- the LOC136512501 gene encoding uncharacterized protein At5g02240-like produces the protein MATAAACVRVASPFTGPPLRHPCHVISARRGPRKAGLVVTAAAAAGGGSPRTVLVTGAGGRTGQIVYKKLKERAGQFVGRGLVRTGESKGKIGGGDDVFIGDIRDPESIAPAIEGIDALIILTSAVPKMKPGFDPSKGGRPEFYFEEGSYPEQVDWIGQKNQIDAAKNIGAKHIVLVGSMGGTDINHPLNKLGNANILVWKRKAEQYLADSGLPYTIIRAGGLQDKDGGLRELIIGKDDEILKTETRTIARADVAEVCIQALLFEEAKFKAFDLASKPEGEGTPTTDFSALFAQVNSRF, from the exons atggccacggcggcggcgtgtgTGCGGGTGGCTTCTCCGTTCACGGGCCCACCTCTCCGGCATCCCTGCCACGTTATCTCAGCGAGGCGGGGACCCAGGAAGGCCGGGCTGGTCGTCACGGCGGCCGCCGCGGCCGGCGGTGGGTCGCCGCGCACTGTGCTCGTCACCGGCGCCGGCGGCCGAACAG GCCAAATTGTGTACAAGAAGTTGAAGGAGAGGGCAGGCCAGTTTGTGGGACGAGGCCTAGTCAGGACAGGAGAGAGCAAGGGCAAAATCGGAGGCGGTGACGACGTGTTCATCGGCGACATAAGAGACCCCGAGAGCATTGCTCCTGCGATTGAGGGCATCGACGCGCTCATCATCCTCACCAGCGCGGTCCCGAAAATGAAGCCGGGGTTTGATCCTAGCAAAGGGGGGCGCCCTGAGTTTTACTTTGAAGAAGGGAGCTATCCTGAACAG GTGGATTGGATTGGCCAAAAGAATCAAATAGATGCTG CTAAGAACATTGGTGCAAAGCACATAGTTTTGGTGGGATCCATGGGAGGAACAGACATCAATCACCCACTAAACAAGTTAGGAAATGCGAATATACTG GTGTGGAAGCGCAAGGCAGAACAGTACCTAGCGGACTCTGGTCTTCCATATACAATTATAAG AGCTGGCGGTTTACAAGATAAAGATGGTGGCTTGCGAGAGTTGATTATTGGGAAGGATGATGAGATCCTGAAAACAGAAACAAGAACTATTGCCAGGGCCGATGTTGCAGAAGTTTGCATACAG GCCTTGCTATTCGAAGAGGCAAAGTTTAAGGCATTTGATCTGGCATCAAAACCAGAAGGTGAAGGGACGCCAACTACAGACTTTAGCGCACTTTTTGCACAAGTTAATAGTCGCTTCTAA
- the LOC136514256 gene encoding scarecrow-like protein 9: MDNPEYREINSNITLNYINQKLMEERADENISTDKHHDALQAMEKPFYDILGKAYPSSPKQTVINSGNQSDFPDDINNNYNDLECSGSSVSDILGRKGVRLIDIDGGSELCNVVLQFNRTAEEARKLVPSIEKLVVDPESNGLSSSKQTVEATIRQHSKHTNKIRSHPHVDLELVEGRNSKHSAISTSEIIRDEIFDRVLLCDEQYHCDVAHLREMKAKEANITLQYVRNTRSAQGKEKSQGKKQEKEEVDLRALLIQCAQAISSNNHPFASELLKKIRHHSLPYGDGSQRLASYFADALEARAAGTGSQMYQKLVMKQASCTDMLKAYSLFIAACPFVRVAYYFANKTIVDVLGGRPRVHIIDFGILFGFQWPSLIQRLAKREGAPPQLRITGIDVPETGFRPCKKIEETGKRLAEYARMFNVPFQYQGVASRWEDIYISDLKIDKDEVLIVNCLHKMKNLGDETEDIDSARDRVLRIMKRMNPNVLIIGVTNGLYSSPFFLPRFREALFYYSSQFDMLNSTVAQNYEARILIERDLLGADVFNVVACDGAERIERPESYKQWQVRIHKAGFKQLPVNQTILKSSVDRKGLYHEDFVIDEDCGWLLQGWKGRITHALSSWKPKDS; the protein is encoded by the coding sequence ATGGACAACCCTGAGTACCGTGAGATAAACTCAAACATAACTCTCAACTATATAAACCAAAAGCTGATGGAAGAAAGAGCTGATGAGAATATTAGCACGGACAAACATCATGATGCACTCCAGGCCATGGAGAAGCCCTTCTACGATATTCTTGGAAAGGCATATCCATCCTCACCTAAACAGACTGTGATCAATAGTGGCAATCAATCAGATTTCCCTGATGATATTAACAACAATTATAATGACCTGGAATGCAGTGGTAGCTCTGTCAGTGATATTCTTGGGCGCAAGGGTGTGCGCTTGATAGACATAGATGGCGGTTCTGAACTTTGCAATGTGGTTTTGCAATTCAACAGAACTGCTGAGGAAGCAAGGAAGCTTGTTCCAAGTATCGAGAAATTGGTGGTTGATCCAGAGAGCAATGGTCTTTCCAGTTCCAAACAAACAGTTGAGGCAACAATTAGACAACATAGCAAGCATACAAACAAAATAAGGAGCCACCCTCATGTGGACTTGGAGTTGGTGGAGGGGAGAAACAGTAAGCATTCAGCAATCTCAACTAGTGAAATAATCCGGGATGAAATATTTGACAGAGTTCTGCTCTGTGATGAACAGTATCATTGCGATGTGGCTCACCTTagagaaatgaaggcaaaagAAGCAAACATAACTCTGCAGTATGTCCGAAACACAAGATCTGCCCAAGGAAAAGAGAAGTCACAAGGTAagaagcaagaaaaagaagaggttGATCTCAGGGCTCTTCTCATCCAGTGTGCACAAGCGATATCATCTAACAATCATCCATTTGCCAGTGAGCTACTGAAAAAGATCAGGCATCATTCTTTGCCATATGGAGATGGTTCTCAGAGGCTGGCAAGTTATTTTGCAGACGCTCTTGAGGCACGTGCGGCTGGGACTGGGAGTCAAATGTATCAGAAGTTAGTGATGAAGCAAGCAAGCTGCACAGACATGCTGAAGGCCTACAGCCTTTTCATTGCAGCATGCCCTTTCGTCAGGGTAGCATACTACTTTGCCAATAAAACAATCGTTGATGTATTGGGGGGTCGACCAAGGGTGCACATAATTGATTTTGGCATCTTGTTTGGCTTTCAGTGGCCATCGCTAATCCAGCGGCTTGCAAAGCGAGAAGGTGCCCCCCCTCAACTTCGCATCACAGGTATTGATGTACCCGAGACAGGTTTTCGCCCCTGTAAAAAGATTGAGGAGACAGGAAAGCGGTTGGCTGAgtatgcaagaatgttcaatgtACCTTTTCAGTATCAAGGCGTTGCCTCACGTTGGGAAGACATATACATTTCAGATCTCAAAATTGACAAGGATGAGGTGCTCATAGTCAACTGCTTGCACAAAATGAAAAACCTTGGCGATGAGACGGAAGACATAGATAGTGCAAGGGATAGGGTACTGCGTATCATGAAGAGGATGAATCCAAATGTTCTCATAATTGGTGTCACGAATGGGTTGTACAGCTCCCCGTTCTTCCTACCACGATTCAGAGAGGCTTTGTTCTATTACTCATCACAGTTTGACATGCTAAATTCAACTGTTGCACAGAATTATGAGGCAAGGATCCTGATAGAGAGGGATCTCCTTGGGGCAGATGTGTTTAATGTTGTAGCATGTGATGGTGCAGAGAGGATCGAGAGGCCAGAGAGTTACAAACAATGGCAAGTAAGAATCCACAAGGCTGGGTTCAAGCAACTTCCTGTTAATCAGACCATTCTAAAGAGTTCAGTAGACAGAAAGGGGCTTTATCATGAAGACTTTGTCATCGACGAAGATTGTGGCTGGTTGCTGCAGGGATGGAAAGGAAGGATAACGCATGCACTGTCTTCTTGGAAACCTAAAGATTCATAG